The Xanthomonas sontii genome contains a region encoding:
- a CDS encoding DUF2884 family protein — protein MQYRSLSLAGVALAVLFSLSACQRSASSNDRVVVDHGGAQSLTFLNGDLTLKADGQPPATITRDGKLLIDGKPVALDAEQQRLLLAYRSQIEAVGKQGVEVGKAGAALGVKAAGDAISGVLSGDTDHIGAQVEAQADKIKQAALKICDQVAALRAAQDALMQKVPAFRPYSTLEDSDVSDCKHSAA, from the coding sequence ATGCAGTACCGTTCCCTGTCCCTGGCCGGCGTCGCCCTGGCCGTGCTGTTCTCGCTCAGCGCCTGCCAGCGCTCGGCCTCGTCGAACGACCGCGTCGTCGTCGATCACGGTGGCGCGCAAAGCCTGACCTTCCTCAACGGCGACCTCACCCTGAAGGCCGATGGCCAGCCGCCGGCCACCATCACCCGCGACGGCAAGCTGCTGATCGACGGCAAGCCGGTCGCGCTGGACGCCGAGCAGCAGCGCCTGTTGCTGGCCTACCGCAGCCAGATCGAGGCGGTCGGCAAGCAGGGTGTGGAAGTCGGCAAGGCCGGCGCGGCACTGGGCGTGAAGGCGGCCGGCGATGCGATCAGCGGCGTGCTCAGCGGCGACACCGACCATATCGGCGCGCAGGTCGAGGCGCAGGCCGACAAGATCAAGCAGGCGGCGCTGAAGATCTGCGACCAAGTCGCCGCGCTGCGCGCCGCGCAGGATGCGCTGATGCAGAAGGTGCCGGCGTTCCGTCCGTATTCCACGCTGGAAGACAGCGACGTCAGCGACTGCAAGCACTCGGCCGCGTAA
- a CDS encoding DUF4097 family beta strand repeat-containing protein, whose product MRKTLALCALLSLPAVAMADDCKYSEPRELKLDLTGVKSVLLDVQQNDLKLSGASGDSTLRGRACASDADMLKELTLRQRHDGDTLVVTLKHEGKIHGISVGNRYAYLNVAGSIPANLPVQLQLGSGDAEISGVASLDAKVGSGDLHAQNIRGAVSATVGSGDIELRNVGSVALPTLGSGDVKADQVGGDVKVGTVGSGDLTVHGVRGSVQVDSVGSGDVQLRDVTGNVAVQTVGSGDLDVGTVGGNLSVQKVGSGDVTHRGVRGSVNLPKPR is encoded by the coding sequence ATGCGCAAGACCCTCGCCCTGTGTGCCCTGCTGTCGCTGCCGGCCGTCGCCATGGCCGACGACTGCAAGTATTCCGAACCGCGCGAACTGAAGCTGGACCTGACCGGCGTCAAGTCGGTGCTGCTGGACGTGCAGCAGAACGACCTCAAGCTCAGCGGCGCCAGCGGCGACTCCACCCTGCGCGGCCGCGCCTGCGCCTCCGACGCGGACATGCTCAAGGAGCTGACCCTGCGCCAGCGCCACGACGGCGACACCCTGGTGGTGACGCTGAAGCACGAGGGCAAGATCCACGGCATCAGCGTCGGCAACCGCTACGCCTACCTCAACGTGGCCGGCAGCATCCCGGCCAACCTGCCGGTGCAGCTGCAACTGGGCTCCGGCGACGCCGAGATCAGCGGCGTGGCCTCGCTCGACGCCAAGGTCGGCTCCGGCGACCTGCACGCGCAGAACATTCGCGGCGCGGTCAGCGCCACGGTCGGCTCCGGCGACATCGAACTGCGCAATGTCGGCAGCGTGGCTTTGCCGACGCTGGGCTCGGGCGACGTCAAGGCCGATCAGGTCGGCGGCGACGTCAAGGTCGGCACCGTCGGCTCCGGCGACCTGACCGTGCACGGCGTGCGCGGCAGCGTGCAGGTCGACAGCGTCGGCTCCGGCGACGTGCAACTGCGCGACGTCACCGGCAATGTCGCGGTGCAGACGGTCGGCTCCGGCGACCTGGATGTCGGCACCGTCGGCGGCAACCTGAGCGTGCAGAAGGTCGGCAGCGGCGACGTCACCCACCGCGGCGTGCGTGGCAGCGTCAACCTGCCCAAGCCGCGCTGA
- a CDS encoding ABC transporter permease, with product MNAPAKSISPVSTFKWLLKREFWEHRGGFLWAPVITGGIVATLYTVLSIIGSIAGRNHGGGVRLNDVQWEGQANNAHQIIGAVGDGTMLAGVILACIVVGFVVFFYALGALYDDRRDRSVLFWKSLPLSDTGTVLSKAAWALLLAPLLAIGIGLLIGLALWVVTALTLSVNGIPQSTAVFTESHPLRIIGMVLAALPVQVLWSLPAIGWLMLCSAWARSKPFLWAVLIPILGCVMASMMGILPMLDVNHNLIWYTVVYRGLLSVLPGSWGPVLNEQVAETHISGPQDLVNAIHLGDSWVLFRDPDIWIGAAVGVAFIVAAIYVRRWRDEA from the coding sequence ATGAACGCTCCCGCCAAATCGATCTCTCCCGTGTCCACCTTCAAGTGGCTGCTCAAGCGCGAGTTCTGGGAACACCGCGGCGGTTTCCTGTGGGCCCCGGTCATTACCGGCGGCATCGTCGCCACCCTGTACACGGTGCTGTCGATCATCGGCAGCATCGCCGGCCGCAACCACGGCGGCGGCGTACGTCTGAACGATGTGCAATGGGAAGGCCAGGCCAACAATGCCCACCAGATCATCGGCGCGGTCGGCGACGGCACCATGCTCGCCGGGGTGATCCTGGCCTGCATCGTGGTCGGCTTCGTGGTGTTCTTCTACGCGCTGGGCGCGCTGTACGACGACCGCCGCGACCGCAGCGTGCTGTTCTGGAAGTCGCTGCCGCTGTCGGACACCGGCACCGTGCTGTCCAAGGCCGCCTGGGCGCTGCTGCTGGCGCCGCTGCTGGCGATCGGCATCGGCCTGCTGATCGGTCTGGCACTGTGGGTGGTCACCGCCCTGACCCTGTCGGTCAACGGTATCCCGCAGAGCACCGCGGTCTTCACCGAATCGCACCCGCTGCGCATCATCGGCATGGTCCTGGCCGCACTGCCGGTGCAGGTGCTGTGGTCGCTGCCGGCGATCGGCTGGCTGATGCTGTGCTCGGCCTGGGCGCGCAGCAAGCCGTTCCTGTGGGCGGTGCTGATCCCGATCCTGGGCTGCGTGATGGCGAGCATGATGGGCATCCTGCCGATGCTCGATGTCAACCACAACCTGATCTGGTACACCGTGGTCTACCGCGGCCTGCTCAGCGTGCTGCCCGGCAGCTGGGGTCCGGTGCTGAACGAGCAGGTGGCCGAGACCCACATCAGCGGTCCGCAGGATCTGGTCAATGCGATCCATCTCGGCGACAGCTGGGTGCTGTTCCGCGACCCCGACATCTGGATCGGCGCCGCGGTCGGCGTGGCCTTCATCGTCGCCGCGATCTACGTGCGCCGCTGGCGCGACGAAGCCTGA
- a CDS encoding ABC transporter ATP-binding protein, which translates to MTAAVAASESVVYAQGLRKTYNNKPALADASFAIAPGRIVGLIGPNGAGKTTALKAVLGLTAVEGELRVLGMDPRKQRDALMNEVCFIADVAVLPRWMRVSEAIDFVAGVHPRFDRAKCERFLANTKLSPKLRVREMSKGMIVQLHLALVMAIDARLLVLDEPTLGLDILYRKEFYQRLLEDYFDEQKTIVITTHQVEEIEHILTDVLFIRDGRIVLSADMEHMATRYTELLVPAERIEAARALQPIDERGLPFGKSVFLYDGVPQAQLTALGETRTPGLADLFVAIMKGTYA; encoded by the coding sequence ATGACTGCCGCTGTCGCCGCATCCGAATCCGTCGTCTACGCGCAGGGGTTGCGCAAGACCTACAACAACAAGCCGGCGCTGGCCGATGCGTCTTTCGCCATCGCGCCGGGCCGCATCGTCGGCCTGATCGGCCCCAACGGTGCCGGCAAGACCACCGCGCTGAAGGCGGTGCTGGGCCTGACCGCCGTGGAAGGCGAACTGCGCGTGCTGGGCATGGACCCGCGCAAGCAGCGCGACGCGCTGATGAACGAGGTGTGCTTCATCGCCGACGTGGCGGTGCTGCCGCGCTGGATGCGGGTCAGCGAGGCGATCGACTTCGTCGCCGGCGTGCATCCGCGCTTCGATCGCGCCAAGTGCGAGCGCTTCCTGGCCAACACCAAGCTCTCGCCCAAGCTGCGGGTGCGCGAGATGTCCAAGGGCATGATCGTGCAACTGCACCTGGCCCTGGTCATGGCGATCGACGCGCGCCTGCTGGTGCTGGACGAGCCGACCCTGGGCCTGGACATCCTGTACCGCAAGGAGTTCTACCAGCGCCTGCTGGAAGACTACTTCGACGAGCAGAAGACCATCGTCATCACCACCCACCAGGTGGAGGAGATCGAGCACATCCTCACCGACGTGCTGTTCATCCGCGACGGTCGCATCGTGCTCAGCGCCGACATGGAGCACATGGCCACCCGCTACACCGAACTGCTGGTGCCGGCCGAGCGCATCGAGGCGGCGCGCGCGCTGCAGCCGATCGACGAACGCGGCCTGCCGTTCGGCAAGTCGGTGTTCCTGTACGACGGCGTGCCGCAGGCGCAGCTGACCGCACTCGGCGAAACCCGCACCCCCGGCCTGGCCGACCTGTTCGTCGCCATCATGAAGGGCACCTACGCATGA
- a CDS encoding GntR family transcriptional regulator, whose protein sequence is MSDIQWSDGAPIYRQLKERVIAMMLDGILKPGDALPSVRQVAAEYQLNPITVSRAYQELADEALVEKRRGLGMFMTEEAAQKLRGSERERFLNEEWPLVLERIQRLGLTLQDLLPPGKTP, encoded by the coding sequence ATGAGCGATATCCAATGGAGCGACGGCGCTCCGATCTACCGCCAGCTGAAGGAGCGCGTCATCGCGATGATGCTCGACGGCATCCTCAAGCCCGGCGACGCCCTGCCCTCGGTGCGCCAGGTGGCTGCCGAGTACCAGCTCAATCCGATCACCGTCTCGCGCGCCTACCAGGAACTGGCCGACGAGGCCCTGGTCGAGAAGCGCCGCGGGCTGGGCATGTTCATGACCGAGGAAGCGGCGCAGAAGCTGCGCGGCAGCGAGCGCGAGCGCTTCCTCAACGAAGAGTGGCCCCTGGTGCTGGAACGCATCCAGCGCCTGGGCCTGACACTGCAAGACTTGTTGCCACCGGGGAAAACGCCATGA
- a CDS encoding glutathione peroxidase translates to MKLSKRLFFLAILAAAGTVGSAWAGSLLDRDYRPLAGKEKVNLNKTYGGKVLLVVNTASKCGYTPQYDGLEKLQQQYAAHGFSVLGFPSNDFKGQEPGSEKQIQEFCTLTYGVKFPMFEKVHVIGDDATPLYKQLTQATGVAPGWNFHKYLIARDGRVVAQFPSKVTPDDPALRSAIERELKAQPASH, encoded by the coding sequence ATGAAACTTTCCAAGCGTCTGTTTTTCCTCGCGATCCTGGCCGCTGCCGGCACCGTCGGCAGTGCCTGGGCCGGCTCTCTGCTGGACCGGGACTACCGTCCGCTGGCCGGCAAGGAGAAGGTGAACCTGAACAAGACCTACGGCGGCAAGGTGCTGCTGGTGGTCAACACCGCCAGCAAGTGCGGCTACACCCCGCAGTACGACGGCCTGGAGAAGCTGCAGCAGCAGTACGCGGCGCATGGCTTCAGCGTGCTCGGCTTCCCATCCAACGACTTCAAGGGCCAGGAGCCCGGATCGGAGAAGCAGATCCAGGAATTCTGCACGCTCACCTACGGGGTGAAGTTTCCGATGTTCGAGAAGGTGCACGTGATCGGCGACGATGCGACGCCGCTGTACAAGCAACTGACCCAGGCCACCGGCGTGGCGCCGGGCTGGAATTTCCACAAGTATCTGATCGCGCGCGATGGGCGCGTGGTCGCGCAATTCCCGAGCAAGGTCACGCCGGACGATCCGGCCTTGCGCAGTGCCATCGAACGCGAACTGAAAGCGCAGCCGGCGTCGCACTGA
- a CDS encoding FKBP-type peptidyl-prolyl cis-trans isomerase: protein MKMGMRGAVASLVVGMAMVAGHASAQAPAAGGTATTLSTEKQKVSYAIGMDVARSFEPIAQDIDVDAMQRAIENAFKQGKPLLSDEQTQATDTALRTQLAARNGQPVPGMAPGTQPPPVSKENVGLMLGDRAVGPSLARIQNDIDLPTLMGAVRTVFAKGQTAMTQEQAMATLQAFGASKQAAVATKNKQEGNAFLAQNKNQKGVITTPSGLQYMVLREGSGARPTSSSKVRVNYEGKLLDGTVFDSSYKNGQPAEFALNQVVPGWSEGVALMPVGSKYRFWIPSNLGYGPQGMPGSPIGPDAMLTFDVELLNILQ from the coding sequence ATGAAGATGGGAATGCGCGGCGCCGTGGCGTCGCTGGTGGTGGGGATGGCGATGGTCGCCGGTCACGCGTCCGCGCAGGCGCCGGCGGCCGGCGGCACGGCGACGACGCTGAGCACCGAGAAGCAGAAGGTCAGCTACGCGATCGGCATGGATGTGGCGCGTTCGTTCGAGCCCATCGCCCAGGACATCGACGTGGACGCGATGCAGCGCGCGATCGAGAACGCCTTCAAGCAGGGCAAGCCGCTGCTGTCCGATGAGCAGACCCAGGCCACCGATACCGCGCTGCGCACGCAGCTGGCCGCGCGCAACGGCCAGCCGGTGCCGGGCATGGCGCCGGGCACGCAGCCGCCGCCGGTGTCCAAGGAGAACGTGGGCCTGATGCTGGGCGACCGTGCGGTCGGTCCGTCGCTGGCGCGGATCCAGAACGACATCGATCTGCCGACGCTGATGGGCGCGGTGCGCACGGTGTTCGCCAAGGGCCAGACCGCGATGACCCAGGAGCAGGCGATGGCCACGCTGCAGGCCTTCGGTGCGTCCAAGCAGGCCGCGGTGGCGACCAAGAACAAGCAGGAAGGCAATGCCTTCCTGGCGCAGAACAAGAACCAGAAGGGCGTGATCACCACCCCGTCCGGCCTGCAGTACATGGTGCTGCGCGAAGGCAGCGGCGCGCGGCCCACGTCCAGCAGCAAGGTGCGGGTGAACTACGAGGGCAAGCTGCTCGACGGCACCGTCTTCGACAGCTCCTACAAGAACGGCCAGCCGGCCGAGTTCGCGCTGAACCAGGTCGTGCCGGGCTGGAGCGAGGGCGTGGCGCTGATGCCGGTGGGGTCCAAGTACCGCTTCTGGATTCCGTCCAATCTGGGCTACGGCCCGCAGGGAATGCCGGGCAGCCCGATCGGCCCGGATGCGATGTTGACCTTCGACGTGGAACTTTTGAACATCCTTCAATAA
- a CDS encoding UDP-glucose/GDP-mannose dehydrogenase family protein, which yields MRVAIFGTGYVGLVTGTCLAEVGHHVVCVDIDQAKVDGLNKGVVPIYEPGLSPMVKANHAARRLFFTTDAASAIAHGDIVFIAVGTPPDEDGSADLQYVLAVARTIGQHIQGPTIVVNKSTVPVGTADKVRAAIAAELEARGEAIEFDVVSNPEFLKEGDAVADCMRPDRIVIGSSKPGSAARLRRLYAPFNRNHDRIVEMDVRSAELTKYAANAMLATKISFMNEIANIAERVGADVEKVRQGIGSDPRIGWHFIYPGAGYGGSCFPKDVQALARTAQQVGHAPRLLDAVEAVNEAQKGHLYELIQRHYGAAQSLKGKTFAVWGLAFKPNTDDMRAASSRRLLAQLWEAGATVRAYDPEATDEAKRIFGERADLHFCDDAFDALEGADALAVVTEWKQFRSPDFTRMKELIGDAVVFDGRNLYDPQEIESFGLAYYGIGRGRSIHAA from the coding sequence ATGCGCGTAGCGATATTCGGCACCGGCTATGTCGGGCTCGTCACCGGAACCTGTCTGGCCGAAGTCGGCCACCATGTGGTGTGCGTAGACATCGACCAGGCCAAGGTGGATGGGCTCAACAAGGGCGTGGTCCCGATTTACGAGCCTGGCCTCTCGCCGATGGTCAAGGCCAATCACGCCGCACGGAGGCTGTTCTTCACCACCGATGCGGCCAGCGCCATCGCGCATGGGGATATCGTGTTCATCGCCGTCGGCACGCCGCCGGACGAGGACGGTAGCGCAGATCTGCAGTACGTGCTGGCGGTGGCCCGTACCATCGGCCAGCACATCCAGGGGCCGACCATCGTGGTCAACAAGTCGACGGTGCCGGTCGGCACCGCCGACAAGGTGCGCGCGGCGATCGCCGCCGAGCTGGAAGCGCGCGGCGAGGCGATCGAGTTCGACGTGGTCTCCAACCCGGAGTTCCTGAAGGAAGGCGATGCCGTCGCCGATTGCATGCGCCCGGACCGCATCGTCATCGGTAGCAGCAAGCCCGGCTCGGCCGCGCGCCTGCGTCGCCTGTACGCGCCGTTCAATCGCAACCACGACCGCATCGTGGAGATGGACGTGCGCTCGGCCGAACTGACCAAGTACGCGGCCAACGCGATGCTGGCGACCAAGATCAGTTTCATGAACGAGATCGCCAACATCGCCGAGCGCGTCGGTGCCGACGTGGAGAAGGTGCGCCAGGGCATCGGCTCGGATCCGCGCATCGGTTGGCACTTCATCTACCCGGGTGCCGGCTACGGCGGCTCGTGCTTCCCCAAGGACGTGCAGGCGCTGGCGCGTACCGCGCAGCAGGTCGGGCATGCGCCCCGGCTGCTGGATGCGGTGGAAGCGGTCAACGAGGCGCAGAAGGGCCATCTGTACGAGCTGATCCAGCGCCACTACGGTGCGGCGCAGTCGCTGAAGGGCAAGACCTTCGCGGTGTGGGGCCTGGCCTTCAAGCCCAACACCGACGACATGCGTGCCGCCTCCAGCCGCCGCCTGCTGGCGCAACTGTGGGAGGCGGGCGCGACGGTGCGTGCCTACGATCCGGAGGCGACCGACGAGGCCAAGCGCATCTTCGGCGAGCGCGCCGATCTGCATTTCTGCGACGATGCCTTCGACGCGCTGGAAGGCGCCGATGCGCTGGCGGTGGTCACCGAGTGGAAGCAGTTCCGCAGCCCCGACTTCACCCGCATGAAGGAGCTGATCGGCGATGCGGTGGTGTTCGACGGCCGCAATCTCTACGATCCGCAGGAAATCGAGAGCTTCGGCCTGGCGTACTACGGCATCGGCCGCGGACGTTCGATCCATGCAGCATGA
- a CDS encoding SlyX family protein: MQHDFSTQDRLLENRLIELETRLSFQEQALSEMSDALAEARIESQRNAELLRHLLEDLGKVRSTLYADPADEPPPPHY; the protein is encoded by the coding sequence ATGCAGCATGATTTTTCCACCCAGGATCGGTTGCTGGAAAACCGCCTGATCGAGCTGGAAACGCGCCTCTCCTTCCAGGAGCAGGCGCTGTCGGAAATGAGCGATGCCCTGGCCGAAGCGCGTATCGAAAGCCAGCGCAACGCCGAGTTGCTGCGTCACCTGCTCGAAGATCTGGGCAAGGTGCGCAGCACGCTCTACGCCGATCCGGCCGACGAACCGCCGCCGCCGCATTACTGA
- a CDS encoding DUF2058 family protein gives MSDTLREQLLGLGFKPAPKPERKAPPAAPRPQGRPGQRPAPAGARGERAPGGAPNAGKPGGGRGRPHGNGAGQGKPQGAGGQPGRPPRSREDIDLAKAYAIRAQREKDERIEAERQKQEEARLRREARAKLDELLKGQALNHAEADIARHFPYGGKIKRIYVTADQLKALNAGELGVLQQNGRYLLVTAALLDQAEAIFPAAVALRVDPNATAEEDPYADPKYQIPDDLVW, from the coding sequence ATGAGCGATACCCTCCGCGAGCAGTTGCTGGGCCTGGGCTTCAAGCCCGCGCCGAAACCCGAACGCAAAGCCCCGCCTGCCGCGCCGCGGCCGCAGGGACGGCCGGGCCAGCGCCCGGCACCGGCCGGGGCGCGCGGCGAGCGCGCTCCCGGCGGCGCGCCCAACGCCGGCAAGCCTGGCGGCGGGCGCGGCCGTCCGCACGGGAACGGCGCTGGCCAGGGCAAGCCGCAGGGCGCTGGCGGCCAGCCGGGGCGACCGCCGCGCAGCCGCGAGGACATCGACTTGGCCAAGGCCTATGCGATCCGTGCCCAGCGCGAGAAGGACGAGCGCATCGAGGCCGAGCGGCAGAAGCAGGAAGAAGCGCGCCTGCGCCGCGAGGCGCGCGCCAAGCTCGACGAACTGCTCAAGGGCCAGGCGCTGAACCACGCCGAGGCCGACATCGCCCGCCATTTCCCCTATGGCGGCAAGATCAAGCGCATCTACGTCACCGCCGACCAGCTCAAGGCGCTCAACGCCGGCGAGTTGGGCGTGCTGCAGCAGAACGGTCGCTACCTGCTGGTGACCGCGGCGCTGCTGGACCAGGCCGAAGCGATCTTCCCGGCGGCGGTGGCGCTGCGGGTCGATCCGAACGCGACGGCGGAAGAAGACCCCTACGCCGATCCCAAGTACCAGATCCCCGACGATCTGGTCTGGTAA